In Rhizobium sp. WSM4643, the following are encoded in one genomic region:
- a CDS encoding GNAT family N-acetyltransferase, which produces MARRDSMTAFGQLAEAIALVSQGKPGHIVDTLIAERGQRIVKNPLWPLMRPFLYTLLRYNKALEFANAVAKMPGFQSFEYMSDMLKLDIGITNGERIPDTGGFILVSNHPTGIADGVAVFDLLKARRPDMMFFANRDAIRVNPRFAEMIIPVEWREEHKSKPKARETLQLTNHAVREGKATVLFPSGRIAYWANGRLNERPWKTSAVGLARKYNLPILPVHVTARNSGLFYWLAKWSTELRDMTVFHELLNKRGDRFDFVIGNLIPAEQLDGDLNEVTKALEKHTVHDMARNGDASFVPVGLPIAPTRREIPVPAI; this is translated from the coding sequence ATGGCACGGCGCGATTCCATGACGGCTTTCGGACAGCTCGCGGAAGCGATCGCTCTCGTTTCACAGGGAAAGCCCGGTCATATCGTCGATACGCTGATTGCCGAACGCGGCCAGAGGATCGTGAAAAATCCGCTCTGGCCGCTCATGCGGCCGTTCCTCTATACGCTGCTGCGCTACAACAAGGCGCTCGAATTCGCCAATGCGGTCGCCAAAATGCCGGGCTTCCAGTCGTTCGAATATATGAGCGACATGCTGAAACTCGACATCGGCATCACCAACGGCGAACGCATTCCCGATACCGGCGGCTTCATCCTCGTCAGCAACCATCCGACCGGCATCGCCGACGGCGTTGCCGTGTTCGATCTGTTGAAAGCGCGCCGGCCGGACATGATGTTCTTTGCCAATCGCGATGCCATCCGCGTCAATCCACGGTTTGCCGAGATGATCATTCCCGTCGAATGGCGGGAGGAGCATAAGAGCAAGCCGAAGGCGCGCGAAACGCTGCAGCTGACCAACCATGCGGTCAGGGAAGGCAAGGCGACAGTGCTCTTTCCCTCAGGCCGCATCGCCTATTGGGCGAACGGCCGGCTGAACGAACGTCCGTGGAAGACCTCGGCCGTCGGGCTGGCGCGCAAATACAATCTTCCGATCCTTCCCGTCCATGTGACGGCACGCAATTCCGGCCTGTTCTACTGGCTGGCGAAATGGTCGACGGAGCTTCGCGACATGACGGTCTTTCATGAACTGCTGAACAAACGCGGCGACCGCTTCGATTTCGTCATCGGCAATCTCATTCCGGCCGAACAGCTGGACGGCGACCTCAACGAGGTGACAAAGGCGCTGGAGAAACATACGGTACACGACATGGCGAGAAATGGTGACGCGAGTTTCGTGCCGGTCGGCCTGCCGATTGCGCCGACGCGCCGCGAAATTCCGGTTCCTGCCATCTAA
- a CDS encoding tyrosine recombinase XerC produces the protein MNELLVIADQRLMAERAAWLENLARERRLSEHTLDAYERDTRQFLTFLTGHLAGPATLGDIRELRPADFRAFLAARRKQGSGARSLGRNLAGLRSLLRHLEKRGLVNAAGAAAVRSPKQPKSLPKPLSDTQAINVVSDDAQLHDEPWIAARDAAVMTLLYGCGLRISEALDLTPADLQKGATTLRITGKGNKTRLVPLLSVVFDAVEKYRTLCPYHLESGEPLFRGARGGKLQAAIIQRTMQKMRSAFGLPETATPHALRHSFATHLLAGGGDLRTIQELLGHASLATTQVYTGVDASRLLEVYDRAHPRA, from the coding sequence GTGAACGAACTGCTTGTTATCGCCGATCAGCGCCTGATGGCGGAACGGGCCGCGTGGCTCGAAAACCTCGCCAGGGAGCGCCGTCTTTCCGAGCATACTCTCGACGCCTACGAGCGCGATACCCGCCAGTTTCTGACCTTTCTGACCGGCCATCTCGCCGGCCCGGCGACGCTCGGCGATATCAGGGAGTTACGCCCCGCCGATTTCCGCGCCTTCCTGGCGGCCCGGCGCAAGCAGGGCTCCGGCGCCCGATCGCTTGGCCGCAATCTCGCCGGTCTTCGCTCACTGCTGCGCCATCTCGAAAAGAGAGGCCTGGTCAACGCCGCCGGTGCTGCCGCGGTGCGCTCGCCGAAACAACCGAAATCGCTGCCCAAGCCGCTGTCGGACACCCAGGCGATCAACGTCGTCAGCGACGACGCCCAGCTCCATGACGAACCCTGGATTGCGGCCCGCGATGCGGCGGTCATGACGCTGCTCTACGGCTGCGGCCTGCGCATCTCCGAGGCGCTGGATCTTACGCCCGCCGACCTGCAGAAGGGCGCGACGACTCTGCGCATCACCGGCAAGGGCAACAAGACGCGGCTGGTGCCGCTGCTCTCCGTGGTTTTCGACGCCGTCGAGAAATACCGCACGCTCTGCCCATATCATCTCGAAAGCGGCGAGCCGCTGTTTCGCGGCGCCCGCGGCGGCAAGCTGCAAGCGGCAATCATCCAGCGGACCATGCAGAAGATGCGCAGCGCCTTCGGCCTGCCGGAAACGGCGACACCGCATGCATTGCGCCACTCCTTTGCCACCCACCTGCTGGCCGGCGGTGGTGATCTGCGCACCATCCAGGAATTACTCGGCCATGCCAGTCTTGCCACAACACAGGTCTATACCGGCGTCGATGCATCGCGGCTGCTCGAGGTGTATGATCGGGCGCATCCGCGCGCCTAG
- a CDS encoding TraB/GumN family protein, whose product MTTSIGRRTSYLAVPANLLLWLIAAFHMLLLAALFAAFLTARPAAAEDVACTGRNLMVELQQSDPARYAEALKEADATPNGKGIFWKIEKPGLAPSWLLGSMHVTDPRVLALPPRAQAAHDAADTIIIESDEILDERKATAALLAKPELTMFIDGTTIDKLLSPEDYKRLETGLKQRGIPISAVSRMRPWMISSAVALPACEIARKAKGGQFLDQKIATDAVAQGKQVKGLETLAEQIQAMADLPVEFHLKSLIETLELGDKMSDVVETMTDLYLSGDIGMTMPMLKTVTPEEEGENSDYAAFEQRVILDRNKVMAERAAPILDGGNVFMAVGALHLPGKEGVIELLRQQGFTVTAVN is encoded by the coding sequence ATGACGACATCAATCGGCCGCCGGACGTCTTACCTCGCAGTGCCGGCCAATCTGTTGCTCTGGCTGATCGCGGCCTTTCACATGCTGCTTCTTGCCGCCCTGTTTGCCGCCTTCCTGACGGCAAGGCCGGCGGCGGCCGAAGATGTCGCCTGCACCGGCCGCAACCTGATGGTCGAACTGCAGCAGAGCGACCCTGCCCGCTATGCCGAGGCGCTGAAGGAAGCCGACGCCACGCCGAACGGCAAGGGCATCTTCTGGAAAATCGAGAAGCCGGGACTTGCACCCTCGTGGCTGCTCGGCAGCATGCATGTCACCGATCCGCGCGTGCTTGCCCTGCCGCCGCGCGCCCAGGCAGCCCATGACGCCGCCGACACCATCATCATCGAATCCGACGAGATCCTCGATGAGCGGAAGGCGACCGCCGCCCTGCTCGCAAAGCCAGAGCTGACGATGTTCATCGACGGCACGACGATCGATAAGCTGCTCTCCCCCGAGGACTACAAGCGCCTCGAGACCGGCCTCAAACAGCGCGGCATCCCGATCAGCGCCGTTTCCCGGATGCGGCCCTGGATGATTTCCAGCGCCGTCGCGCTTCCGGCCTGCGAAATCGCCCGTAAGGCGAAAGGCGGGCAGTTCCTCGACCAGAAGATCGCCACCGACGCCGTTGCTCAGGGCAAGCAGGTCAAGGGGCTGGAGACGCTTGCCGAACAGATCCAGGCTATGGCCGATCTGCCGGTCGAATTCCATCTAAAATCGCTGATCGAGACGCTGGAACTCGGCGACAAGATGAGCGATGTCGTCGAGACGATGACCGACCTCTACCTCTCCGGCGATATCGGCATGACCATGCCGATGCTGAAAACCGTGACACCGGAGGAGGAAGGCGAAAACAGCGATTATGCCGCCTTCGAACAGCGCGTCATCCTCGACCGCAACAAGGTGATGGCCGAGCGCGCCGCGCCCATTCTCGACGGCGGCAACGTCTTCATGGCCGTCGGCGCCCTGCACCTGCCCGGCAAGGAAGGCGTTATCGAGCTGCTGCGCCAGCAGGGCTTCACCGTGACCGCGGTAAACTGA
- a CDS encoding cytochrome b, translated as MQQPPIMSYSLSQRFLHWAIALLIFFNLLFPDGMNIWHRLMRRGQVPTPEQISSANIHAYVGIAILVLAALRLGLRFTKGVPDEIAQEPAIFRLAARLAHAGLYILIFAMPLSGVAAYYFGIDAAGSFHADVLKIILWALIAAHVAGALVHQFYWKSNVLRRMTLG; from the coding sequence ATGCAGCAGCCGCCCATCATGAGTTACAGCCTGAGCCAGCGTTTTCTTCACTGGGCCATAGCGCTGCTGATCTTCTTCAACCTGCTGTTTCCCGATGGCATGAATATCTGGCATCGCCTCATGCGCAGGGGCCAGGTGCCGACGCCCGAGCAGATTTCATCGGCAAATATCCATGCCTATGTCGGCATCGCCATTCTGGTGCTTGCTGCGCTCAGGCTCGGGTTGCGTTTTACGAAGGGCGTTCCGGATGAGATCGCGCAGGAGCCGGCGATCTTCCGTCTTGCAGCAAGGCTTGCCCATGCCGGCCTTTACATCCTGATCTTCGCGATGCCGCTTTCCGGCGTCGCCGCCTACTATTTCGGTATCGATGCCGCCGGTTCGTTCCACGCGGATGTGCTGAAAATCATTCTCTGGGCGCTGATCGCGGCGCATGTCGCCGGCGCCCTCGTCCATCAGTTCTATTGGAAAAGCAATGTTCTGCGCCGCATGACGCTCGGCTGA
- the lpdA gene encoding dihydrolipoyl dehydrogenase, with translation MSYDVIIIGTGPGGYVCAVKAAQLGLKVAVVEKRATYGGTCLNVGCIPSKALLHASEMFHQAGHGMSALGIDVPAPTLNLGNMMAHKDATVKSNVDGVAFLFKKNKIDSFQGTGKIVSAGKVSVTADDGKVQEIEGKNIVIATGSDVAGIPGVQVEIDEKTIISSTGGIALEKVPETLIVVGGGVIGLELGSVWSRLGAKVTVVEYLDTILGGMDGEVSKQFQRMLAKQGIEFNLSSKVTGVEKGDKGAKVTFEPVKGGDKVTLDAEVVLIATGRNPYTAGLGLEEAGVTLDNRGRVEIDGHFKTNVAGIYAIGDVVKGPMLAHKAEDEGVALAEILAGQHGHVNYEVIPSVVYTQPEIASVGKTEEELKAAGVAYKVGKFPFTANGRARAMLATDGFVKILADKETDRVLGGHVVGFGAGEMIHEIAVLMEFGGSSEDLGRTCHAHPTMSEAVKEAALATFFKPIHM, from the coding sequence ATGTCCTACGATGTGATCATTATCGGAACCGGCCCGGGTGGCTATGTCTGTGCCGTCAAGGCGGCCCAGCTTGGCCTCAAGGTCGCCGTCGTTGAAAAGCGGGCGACCTATGGTGGCACCTGCCTGAACGTCGGCTGCATTCCGTCGAAGGCGCTGCTGCATGCCTCCGAAATGTTCCATCAGGCCGGCCACGGGATGAGCGCACTCGGTATCGACGTCCCGGCGCCGACGCTCAATCTCGGCAATATGATGGCCCACAAGGATGCGACGGTGAAGTCGAATGTCGACGGCGTCGCTTTCCTCTTCAAGAAGAACAAGATCGACTCCTTCCAGGGTACCGGCAAGATCGTCTCGGCCGGCAAGGTCTCCGTCACCGCCGATGACGGCAAGGTGCAGGAGATCGAAGGCAAGAACATCGTCATCGCCACCGGCTCCGACGTCGCCGGCATTCCCGGCGTGCAGGTCGAGATCGACGAAAAGACCATCATCTCGTCCACCGGCGGCATCGCACTGGAGAAGGTGCCGGAAACGCTGATCGTCGTCGGCGGCGGCGTCATCGGCCTCGAGCTCGGTTCCGTCTGGTCGCGCCTCGGCGCCAAAGTCACCGTCGTCGAATATCTCGACACCATCCTTGGCGGCATGGACGGCGAAGTCTCCAAGCAATTCCAGCGCATGCTGGCCAAGCAGGGCATCGAATTCAATCTCAGTTCCAAGGTTACCGGCGTCGAAAAGGGCGACAAGGGCGCCAAGGTCACTTTCGAGCCCGTCAAGGGCGGCGACAAGGTGACGCTCGACGCCGAGGTCGTGCTGATCGCCACCGGCCGCAACCCCTATACGGCCGGTCTTGGCCTCGAAGAAGCCGGTGTGACGCTCGACAACCGCGGCCGTGTCGAGATCGACGGTCACTTCAAGACCAATGTCGCAGGCATCTATGCGATCGGCGATGTGGTCAAGGGTCCGATGCTGGCGCACAAGGCGGAAGACGAGGGCGTGGCGCTTGCCGAAATCCTCGCCGGACAGCATGGCCATGTGAACTACGAGGTCATTCCGAGCGTCGTCTACACCCAGCCGGAAATCGCTTCCGTCGGCAAGACCGAGGAAGAGCTGAAGGCGGCAGGCGTCGCCTACAAGGTCGGTAAGTTCCCTTTCACGGCGAACGGCCGGGCGCGCGCGATGCTGGCAACGGACGGCTTCGTCAAGATCCTTGCTGACAAGGAAACCGACCGGGTGCTCGGCGGCCATGTCGTCGGCTTCGGCGCCGGCGAGATGATCCACGAGATCGCCGTGCTGATGGAGTTCGGCGGTTCGTCGGAAGATCTGGGCCGTACCTGCCACGCGCATCCGACAATGTCGGAAGCGGTAAAAGAGGCTGCGCTCGCAACCTTCTTCAAGCCGATCCATATGTAA
- a CDS encoding SDR family oxidoreductase, whose translation MSDAPVVLITGGSRGIGAAASRLAARQGWRVAVNYAANRQAADAVVAAIVEDGGEAVAIQGDVGKAADIVSMFAAVDRHFGRLDGLVNNAGVVDFPQRVDEMSVERIERMLRVNVTGSILCAAEAIRRMSSRHGGKGGAIVNISSMAAVLGSATQYVDYAASKAAIDTFTVGLAREVAAEGIRVNAIRPGVIETDLHASGGLPDRPRELAPSIPMQRAGTPEEVADAILYLLSPSASYITGAILNVSGGR comes from the coding sequence ATGAGCGATGCACCTGTGGTTCTCATTACCGGCGGAAGCCGGGGTATCGGCGCCGCGGCTTCGCGGCTCGCCGCGCGCCAGGGCTGGCGTGTTGCGGTGAACTACGCCGCCAACCGTCAAGCCGCGGATGCCGTCGTGGCTGCGATTGTCGAGGATGGCGGTGAGGCCGTGGCGATCCAGGGCGATGTCGGCAAGGCTGCGGATATCGTCTCGATGTTTGCTGCGGTCGACCGGCATTTTGGCCGGCTCGACGGGCTCGTCAACAATGCCGGCGTCGTCGATTTTCCGCAGCGCGTCGACGAGATGTCGGTAGAGCGGATCGAGCGCATGCTGCGCGTCAATGTGACCGGGTCGATCCTCTGCGCCGCAGAGGCCATACGTCGCATGTCGAGCCGGCATGGCGGGAAGGGCGGCGCGATCGTCAACATCTCGTCGATGGCGGCGGTCCTCGGTTCGGCGACGCAATATGTCGATTATGCCGCCTCGAAGGCGGCGATCGATACGTTCACCGTCGGGCTGGCGCGCGAGGTCGCAGCCGAGGGTATCCGCGTGAATGCGATAAGGCCCGGCGTCATCGAAACCGACCTTCATGCCTCCGGCGGCCTGCCGGATCGGCCGCGCGAGCTGGCGCCGTCGATCCCGATGCAGCGCGCGGGCACGCCCGAGGAGGTGGCCGATGCGATCCTCTATCTTCTGTCGCCTTCGGCCTCCTATATCACCGGCGCGATCCTCAATGTGAGCGGCGGCCGCTAG
- the odhB gene encoding 2-oxoglutarate dehydrogenase complex dihydrolipoyllysine-residue succinyltransferase yields MATEIRVPTLGESVSEATVGTWFKKVGDAIKADEPILELETDKVTIEVPAPASGTLSEIVVAAGETVGLGALLGQIAEGAAAAAAPAAAAPAAAPAQPAPAAAAQPAPVAAAASSSSASVSTMPPAPAASKMLAENNLSADQIDGSGKRGQVLKGDVIAAVAKGISAPAAAPAATPAAARGPSTVEDASREERVKMTRLRQTIAKRLKDAQNTAAMLTTYNEVDMKAVMDLRNKYKDIFEKKHGVKLGFMGFFTKAVTHALKELPAVNAEIDGTDVIYKNYCHVGMAVGTDKGLVVPVIRDADQMSIAEIEKELGRLAKAARDGSLSMADMQGGTFTITNGGVYGSLMSSPILNAPQSGILGMHKIQERPVAIGGQVVIRPMMYLALSYDHRIVDGKEAVTFLVRVKESLEDPERLVLDL; encoded by the coding sequence ATGGCCACAGAAATCCGCGTTCCAACTCTCGGTGAATCCGTCAGCGAGGCAACCGTCGGCACCTGGTTCAAGAAGGTCGGCGACGCCATCAAGGCCGACGAGCCGATTCTCGAGCTTGAAACCGACAAGGTGACCATCGAAGTTCCGGCACCGGCCTCCGGCACGCTTTCGGAAATCGTCGTTGCTGCCGGCGAGACCGTCGGCCTCGGCGCGCTGCTCGGCCAGATCGCCGAAGGTGCTGCCGCTGCGGCCGCGCCGGCTGCTGCCGCACCGGCCGCCGCGCCTGCGCAGCCAGCCCCGGCGGCGGCTGCCCAGCCAGCGCCAGTTGCTGCTGCTGCGTCGTCGTCGAGCGCCTCCGTCTCCACCATGCCGCCGGCTCCGGCGGCTTCGAAGATGCTTGCCGAAAACAATCTTTCCGCCGATCAGATCGACGGTAGCGGCAAGCGCGGCCAGGTGCTGAAGGGCGACGTCATCGCCGCCGTCGCCAAGGGCATTTCCGCTCCGGCGGCCGCACCCGCAGCAACGCCTGCCGCCGCGCGCGGCCCGTCGACGGTCGAGGATGCCTCGCGCGAAGAGCGCGTGAAGATGACGCGCCTGCGCCAGACGATCGCCAAGCGCCTCAAGGACGCGCAGAACACCGCCGCCATGCTGACCACCTACAACGAGGTGGACATGAAGGCAGTCATGGATCTGCGTAACAAGTACAAGGACATTTTCGAGAAGAAGCATGGCGTCAAGCTCGGCTTCATGGGCTTCTTCACCAAGGCGGTGACGCATGCGCTGAAGGAATTGCCGGCCGTCAACGCCGAAATCGACGGCACCGACGTCATCTACAAGAACTACTGCCATGTCGGCATGGCCGTCGGCACGGATAAAGGCCTCGTCGTTCCTGTCATCCGCGACGCCGACCAGATGTCGATCGCAGAAATCGAAAAGGAGCTCGGCCGCCTTGCTAAGGCAGCCCGCGACGGCTCGCTCTCCATGGCCGACATGCAGGGCGGCACCTTCACCATCACCAATGGCGGCGTCTACGGTTCGCTGATGTCTTCGCCGATCCTCAACGCGCCGCAGTCCGGCATTCTCGGCATGCATAAGATCCAGGAGCGGCCGGTTGCGATTGGCGGTCAGGTGGTCATTCGCCCGATGATGTATCTGGCGCTGTCCTACGATCACCGCATCGTCGACGGCAAGGAAGCGGTCACCTTCCTCGTGCGCGTCAAGGAAAGCCTGGAAGATCCGGAACGTCTGGTTCTCGATCTCTAG
- a CDS encoding YciI family protein produces MAYFFLRLQPPRPTFPHDGTGEEMAAMKRHAEYWHRNALAGSAIVVGPVFEGEGAWGMAIVEVEDQAAAQLLADGDPIIASGFGFRFDILPMPSIISRPPAV; encoded by the coding sequence ATGGCTTATTTCTTTCTGAGATTACAGCCGCCGCGCCCCACTTTCCCGCATGACGGGACCGGGGAGGAAATGGCGGCGATGAAACGCCATGCCGAATACTGGCATCGGAACGCCCTTGCGGGATCGGCAATCGTCGTCGGCCCGGTCTTCGAGGGTGAAGGCGCCTGGGGCATGGCGATCGTCGAAGTCGAGGATCAAGCAGCGGCACAGCTTCTTGCCGACGGCGATCCTATCATCGCTTCCGGTTTCGGTTTCCGCTTCGATATCCTGCCGATGCCCTCGATCATCTCGCGGCCGCCCGCCGTCTGA
- a CDS encoding 2-oxoglutarate dehydrogenase E1 component: MARQEANEQFQITSFLDGANAAYIEQLYARYEEDPASVDDQWRSFFKALEEDPSDVKRAAKGASWRKKNWPIPAGGDLVSALDGDWGIVEKVIETKVKAKAEAQGKPADSTEVLQATRDSVRAIMMIRAYRMRGHLHAKLDPLGIAAPVDDYHELSPENYGFTAADYDRKIFIDNVLGLEYATIREMIEILERTYCSTLGVEFMHISNPEEKAWIQERIEGPDKGVAFTPEGKKAILAKLVEAEGYEQFLDVKFKGTKRFGLDGGESLIPALEQILKRGGHLGLKEAVFGMAHRGRLNVLSQVMGKPHRAIFHEFKGGSAAPDEVEGSGDVKYHLGASSDREFDGNKIHVSLTANPSHLEIVDPVVMGKARAKQDMNATVWDGDIIPLSERAKVLPLLIHGDAAFAGQGVIAEILGLSGLRGHRVAGTMHVIINNQIGFTTNPAFSRSSPYPSDVAKMIEAPILHVNGDDPEAVVYGAKIATEFRMKFHKPVVLDLFCYRRYGHNEGDEPSFTQPKMYKVIRAHKTVLQLYAARLVAEGLLTDGEVEKMKADWRLHLEQEFEAGQQYKPNKADWLDGEWSGLRTADNADEQRRGKTAVPMKTLKEIGRKLSEIPAGFNAHRTIQRFMENRANMIATGEGIDWAMAEALSFGALCVEGSKIRLSGQDCERGTFSQRHSVLYDQETEERYIPLANLSPTQGRYEVINSMLSEEAVLGFEYGYSLARPNALTLWEAQFGDFANGAQVVFDQFISSGERKWLRMSGLVCLLPHGYEGQGPEHSSARLERFLQLCAEDNMQVANVTTPANYFHILRRQLKRDFRKPLILMTPKSLLRHKRAVSTLAEMAGESAFHRLLWDDAEVIKDGPIKLQKDNKIRRVVMCSGKVYYDLLEEREKRGIDDVYLLRVEQLYPFPAKALINELSRFRNAEMVWCQEEPKNMGAWSFIDPFLEWVLAHIDAKYQRVRYTGRPAAASPATGLMSKHLSQLAAFLEDALGG, from the coding sequence ATGGCACGGCAAGAAGCCAACGAGCAGTTTCAGATCACCTCGTTTCTGGATGGCGCCAATGCTGCCTATATCGAGCAGCTTTATGCGCGATATGAAGAGGACCCGGCATCGGTCGACGATCAGTGGCGGTCCTTCTTCAAGGCGCTGGAGGAGGATCCCAGCGATGTGAAGAGGGCGGCCAAGGGCGCTTCCTGGCGCAAGAAGAACTGGCCGATTCCGGCCGGCGGCGATCTGGTATCGGCTCTCGATGGCGACTGGGGCATCGTCGAGAAGGTGATCGAGACCAAGGTCAAGGCCAAGGCCGAAGCTCAGGGCAAGCCTGCCGATAGCACCGAGGTGCTGCAGGCGACGCGCGATTCCGTGCGCGCGATCATGATGATCCGCGCTTACCGCATGCGTGGCCACCTGCATGCCAAGCTCGACCCGCTCGGCATCGCCGCTCCCGTTGACGACTATCACGAACTTTCGCCGGAGAATTACGGATTCACGGCCGCCGATTACGATCGCAAGATCTTCATCGACAACGTGCTCGGCTTGGAATACGCGACCATCCGCGAGATGATCGAAATCCTCGAGCGCACCTATTGCTCGACCCTCGGCGTCGAATTCATGCATATCTCCAACCCGGAAGAAAAGGCCTGGATCCAGGAGCGCATCGAAGGACCGGACAAGGGTGTTGCCTTCACGCCGGAAGGCAAAAAGGCGATCCTTGCCAAGCTCGTCGAAGCCGAAGGCTACGAACAGTTCCTCGACGTCAAGTTCAAGGGCACGAAGCGTTTCGGTCTCGACGGCGGCGAATCGCTGATCCCGGCGCTGGAACAGATCCTCAAGCGTGGCGGCCATCTCGGCCTCAAGGAAGCCGTGTTCGGCATGGCCCATCGCGGCCGCCTGAACGTGCTCTCCCAGGTCATGGGCAAGCCGCACCGGGCGATCTTCCACGAGTTCAAGGGCGGCTCGGCCGCTCCCGACGAAGTCGAGGGCTCGGGCGACGTCAAGTACCATCTCGGCGCCTCCTCCGACCGCGAATTCGACGGCAACAAGATCCACGTTTCGCTGACGGCGAACCCGTCGCATCTCGAAATCGTCGATCCCGTCGTCATGGGCAAGGCCCGCGCCAAGCAGGATATGAACGCAACCGTCTGGGACGGCGACATCATCCCGCTTTCCGAACGCGCCAAGGTGCTGCCGCTGCTGATCCATGGCGACGCGGCCTTTGCCGGCCAGGGTGTCATTGCCGAAATCCTCGGCCTTTCCGGTCTGCGCGGTCACCGCGTCGCCGGCACCATGCATGTGATCATCAATAACCAGATCGGCTTCACCACCAACCCGGCCTTCTCGCGCTCGTCGCCTTATCCGTCCGACGTCGCCAAGATGATCGAGGCGCCGATCCTGCACGTCAACGGCGACGATCCGGAAGCGGTGGTCTATGGGGCCAAGATCGCCACCGAATTCCGCATGAAGTTCCACAAGCCCGTTGTGCTCGACCTTTTCTGCTACCGCCGCTACGGCCACAATGAAGGCGACGAACCGTCCTTCACGCAGCCGAAGATGTACAAGGTGATCCGCGCCCATAAGACCGTGCTGCAGCTCTATGCGGCCCGCCTCGTCGCCGAGGGTCTGCTCACGGACGGCGAAGTCGAGAAGATGAAGGCCGATTGGCGCCTCCATCTCGAACAGGAATTCGAGGCCGGCCAGCAGTACAAGCCGAACAAGGCCGACTGGCTTGATGGTGAGTGGTCGGGCCTGCGCACGGCCGACAATGCCGACGAGCAGCGCCGCGGCAAGACCGCCGTGCCGATGAAGACGCTGAAGGAGATCGGCCGCAAGCTCTCGGAGATCCCGGCGGGCTTCAATGCGCACCGGACGATCCAGCGCTTCATGGAAAACCGCGCCAACATGATCGCCACCGGCGAGGGTATCGACTGGGCGATGGCTGAAGCGCTGTCCTTCGGTGCGCTCTGCGTCGAAGGCAGCAAGATCCGCCTCTCGGGTCAGGATTGTGAGCGCGGCACCTTCTCGCAGCGCCACTCCGTTCTCTACGATCAGGAAACCGAAGAGCGCTACATCCCGCTCGCCAATCTTTCGCCGACGCAGGGGCGCTACGAAGTCATCAATTCGATGCTTTCGGAAGAGGCCGTGCTCGGTTTTGAATACGGCTACTCGCTCGCGCGTCCGAATGCGCTGACGCTCTGGGAAGCCCAGTTCGGCGATTTCGCCAACGGTGCGCAGGTAGTCTTCGACCAGTTCATCTCGTCGGGCGAACGCAAGTGGCTGCGCATGTCGGGCCTCGTCTGCCTGCTGCCGCACGGCTATGAAGGCCAGGGTCCTGAACACTCCTCGGCCCGCCTCGAGCGTTTCCTGCAGCTTTGCGCCGAAGACAACATGCAGGTCGCCAACGTCACGACGCCGGCGAACTACTTCCACATCCTGCGCCGGCAGCTGAAGCGCGACTTCCGCAAGCCGCTGATCCTGATGACGCCGAAGTCGCTGCTGCGCCACAAGCGGGCGGTCTCGACGCTTGCCGAAATGGCCGGCGAATCTGCCTTCCATCGCCTGCTCTGGGACGATGCCGAAGTGATCAAGGACGGCCCGATCAAGCTGCAGAAGGACAACAAGATCCGCCGCGTCGTCATGTGCTCCGGCAAGGTCTATTACGATCTTCTCGAAGAGCGTGAAAAGCGCGGCATCGACGACGTCTATCTCTTACGCGTCGAGCAGCTCTATCCGTTCCCGGCAAAGGCGCTGATCAACGAGCTGTCGCGCTTCCGCAATGCCGAGATGGTCTGGTGCCAGGAAGAGCCGAAGAACATGGGCGCATGGTCGTTCATCGACCCCTTCCTCGAATGGGTGCTCGCCCATATCGACGCGAAGTACCAGCGCGTCCGCTATACCGGCCGTCCGGCCGCCGCCTCGCCGGCGACGGGCCTGATGTCCAAGCATCTGTCGCAGCTCGCGGCATTCCTCGAGGATGCATTGGGCGGTTAA